The Candidatus Eisenbacteria bacterium genomic interval TGGTCGACGCTCCCCTCGATCGCATCCCCGTCTACGTGCGAGGCGACGCAAAAGTCCCCTGAACCCGCGCGCCTGCGCCCGCGACTAGCGCAAGTGCGATCCCAGCGACGGGCCTAGGCTGGCGTCCCGGGGCTGGTGTATGAACGCCGCACGATGAAGGCTCCGAGCACGTCCTTGCAGATGAGCGCCAGTGCGTCGAGCGCAGTCCCCACCCGGCAGAACGAGATCGACGCGGCGGTCGCGGCCCTCAAGGAACGTGCTCGTGAATTCGCGCAGTTGGCTCCGACCGCCAAGTCGCAGCTCCTGCGCGAGTGCATCCCGCGACTGCTCGCCGAGGCGCCGGCCTGGGTCGCGGAGGGCTCGCGCGCCCGCGGCGCCGATCCGTCCGAGGAGTGGCTCGCCGGACCCACGGCCACGATCCGGATGTTCCGCCTGCTGGCCGACAGCCTCGATCAGATCGCAGCGGCCGGGAAGCCCGCGCTGGGGCGCGGCGTGCGGCGACGCCCCGACGGCCGCATCGAGATCGCGCTCTTCCCGTCGAGCACGCTCGACTCGGTCATGTACGGCGGCTTCGCCGGCCATGTCCTCATGACCGCCGGCGTGGACGAGCGCGTTGCTCGCGAGTCGCAGGCCGAGTTCTATGGCCGCAAGGATCCCGAGGGCGGCGTGTCGCTCATCCTCGGCGCGGGCAACGTGTCCAGCATCCCGCCGATGGACGTCGCGACCAAGATGTTCATCGAGGGCTTCGTCTGCATCCTCAAGATGAACCCGGTGAACGAGTGGGTCGGGCCGTACCTCGAGCGCGCGCTCGCGCCGCTCATCGACCGCGGCTACCTGCGCATCGTCTACGGCGGCGCCGACGTCGGGCAATACATCACGTACCATCCGATGGTCGACGACGTGCACATCACCGGCTCCGACCGCACGCATGACACGATCGTGTGGGGTGCGCCGGGCCCCGAACGCGATCGCCGGATGGCGGCGAACGATCCGCTGCTGAAAGTGCCGATCTCGTCGGAGCTCGGCAACGTGAGCCCGGTCGCGATCGTGCCCTACGCCTACAGCGACGCCGAGCTGTGGTTCCAGTCGCGCAACGTGGTGTCGATGGTCTTCAACAACGCCTCGTTCAACTGCAACGCGGCGAAGATGCTGATCACGGCCAAGGGATGGCCGCAACGCGACAAGTTCCTCGACCTGGTGGCGCAGGGCCTCGCCCAGGCGCCGACGC includes:
- a CDS encoding aldehyde dehydrogenase family protein; translated protein: MKAPSTSLQMSASASSAVPTRQNEIDAAVAALKERAREFAQLAPTAKSQLLRECIPRLLAEAPAWVAEGSRARGADPSEEWLAGPTATIRMFRLLADSLDQIAAAGKPALGRGVRRRPDGRIEIALFPSSTLDSVMYGGFAGHVLMTAGVDERVARESQAEFYGRKDPEGGVSLILGAGNVSSIPPMDVATKMFIEGFVCILKMNPVNEWVGPYLERALAPLIDRGYLRIVYGGADVGQYITYHPMVDDVHITGSDRTHDTIVWGAPGPERDRRMAANDPLLKVPISSELGNVSPVAIVPYAYSDAELWFQSRNVVSMVFNNASFNCNAAKMLITAKGWPQRDKFLDLVAQGLAQAPTRKAYYPGAFERYERLLAGHGNVERFGQGSAERLQWALVRGLDSSSDDPLFRTEPFCGILSETSVGTPDPVEFLGTVTSFMNDRLWGTLSAMIVVHPKHEKDPATAAALDKATVDLRYGTVSINHWAALCYAFGTLPWGGHQSSTLKNIQSGLGWVHNTYMLGGVDKSVVRGPLTVSPYPLWFFDNPKTGKVAPAAADMEAVPSWLKLPGLLLKALL